A section of the Parasteatoda tepidariorum isolate YZ-2023 chromosome 6, CAS_Ptep_4.0, whole genome shotgun sequence genome encodes:
- the LOC107456186 gene encoding protein-L-isoaspartate O-methyltransferase domain-containing protein 2 isoform X2: protein MARSLSQLFYALGGSVSPGKSNDELIDHLIDAEFIRTPAIQRVFRSVDRGNYYHPSHRQNAYKDIAWRMGNLHLSAPCVYSVVMETLKLKPGLSFLNLGSGSGYLSTMAGLLLGQYGINHGIEFHEDIVEYAYERLDEFLKNSKVVDEHDFCEPVFTCGNCLTLDANVQQYDRVYCGAACPEEYEAYIKNLVKINGILIMPLNDKLLKITRVNETNWTTVKVLSVSFAPLILPPSTKKGETIDHAKLGDITPPNLQQICRFNIRSMLRQNVEIEHPKLKLNLIKNESRPRRQVRRIVIPFFDESDLSNSQSDSDYDYDSDSPEYTISARLPTRMSIFLEDFLRRHAELQLLRQMEEDRHSSSSDSDAGAVENFKAAPNTSDSQSQTELTMETNKTEQQSSDTELFSLVTVSNIKPQNSSGESDSNFNQPPSQSTRSKRKNTLKRKHVSSNTRQHGAGASTTDSPEPKRRAKRTASTVVWKRVAELKKEKEKTEADEEDSDFTYTYFLLQKIGALPLPPFLLRYLNYRRENM, encoded by the exons GTTGTTTTATGCTCTTGGAGGCTCTGTCAGTCCAGGTAAGAGCAATGATGAGCTGATTGACCATCTTATTGATGCAGAATTTATCAGGACACCGGCCATACAGCGTGTATTCCGTTCTGTGGATCGAGGTAATTATTACCACCCTAGCCACCGACAAAATGCTTACAAGGATATAGCCTGGAGAATGGGAAATTTGCATTTATCAGCCCCCTGTGTTTATTCTGTGGTAATGGAAACTTTGAAATTGAAACCTGGCctctcatttttaaatcttggaAGTGGTAGTGGATATCTAAGCACAATGGCTGGTTTACTCTTAG GTCAGTATGGTATAAATCATGGGATTGAATTTCATGAAGATATTGTTGAGTATGCATATGAAAGACTAGATGAGTTTCTGAAGAACTCAAAAGTTGTGGATGAACATGATTTTTGTGAACCAGTTTTTACTTGTGGCAACTGTTTAACTTTAGATGCTAACGTTCAACAGTATGATAGAGTTTATTGTGGTGCTGCATGTCCTGAAGAATATGaagcatatataaaaaatctagttaaaataaatggaatattaaTTATGCCATTAAATGATAAg ctgttaaaaattacaagggtgAATGAAACAAATTGGACTACTGTAAAGGTTTTATCAGTATCATTTGCTCCTCTTATTCTTCCTCCGTCTACAAAGAAAGGAGAAACTATAGACCATGCTAAACTTG GTGACATAACCCCTCCAAATCTTCAACAGATATGTCGATTCAACATCCGTTCTATGCTCCGACAAAATGTTGAAATAGAGCATCCAAAACTGAAacttaatctaattaaaaatgaaagtagaCCCAGAAGGCAAGTGCGACGCATCGTCATTCCATTTTTTGATGAAAGTGACTTGAGCAATAGCCAAAGTGATTCGGATTACGATTACGACTCTGACAGCCCCGAATACACCATCAGTGCTCGACTCCCCACCCGCATGTCAATATTCCTAGAAGATTTTCTAAGGCGTCATGCAGAACTTCAGTTACTCAGACAAATGGAAGAGGATCGACACTCCAGTAGCAGCGATTCAGACGCAGGAGccgtagaaaattttaaagcggCACCGAATACCTCAGATAGCCAGAGTCAGACTGAATTAACCATGGAAACGAATAAAACAGAGCAGCAATCCTCCGACACCGAACTCTTCTCGCTGGTAACTGTTTCGAATATTAAGCCACAGAATTCTAGCGGCGAGTCTGACAGCAATTTCAATCAGCCACCTAGTCAATCCACTCGAAGcaagagaaaaaatactttaaagcgAAAACATGTCAGCTCTAATACCAGGCAGCATGGGGCAGGTGCCAGCACGACCGATTCACCCGAACCTAAGCGAAGAGCTAAGCGTACTGCTTCTACTGTTGTTTGGAAAAGAGTGGCagagttgaaaaaagaaaaggaaaaaacagaAGCCGATGAAGAGGACTCTGATTTCACttacacttattttcttttgcaaaaaattggAGCATTACCCCTTCCACCATTTCTTCTAAGATATCTTAATTACAGGAGAGAGAATATGTGA